Proteins encoded together in one Schistocerca americana isolate TAMUIC-IGC-003095 chromosome 8, iqSchAmer2.1, whole genome shotgun sequence window:
- the LOC124545206 gene encoding vacuolar protein sorting-associated protein 29: protein MLVLVLGDLHIPHRCSSLPSKFKKLLVPGRIQHILCTGNLCTKESYDYLKTLASDVHVVRGDFDENLNYPEQKVVTVGQFRIGLSHGHQVVPWGDPESLALIQRQLDVDILISGHTHKFEAYEHENKFYINPGSATGAYNPLDTSIIPSFVLMDIQSSTVVTYVYQLVGDEVKVERIEYKKS, encoded by the exons ATG CTTGTGCTTGTTCTCGGAGATTTGCACATTCCTCACAGATGTAGCAGCCTGCCATCAAAGTTTAAAAAACTTCTGGTACCTGGCCGAATACAGCATATACTTTGCACAGGAAACTTGTGCACGAAGGAATCATATGACTACTTAAAAACCCTCGCAAGTGATGTGCATGTTGTCAGAGGGGATTTTGATGAG AATTTGAACTACCCAGAGCAAAAGGTTGTCACAGTTGGCCAGTTCCGTATTGGATTGTCCCATGGCCACCAAGTTGTACCATGGGGAGATCCAGAATCCTTAGCACTAATACAACGACAGTTAGATGTGGACATTCTTATATCGGGGCATACTCATAAGTTCGAAGCATATGAACATGAAAACAAGTTTTATATTAATCCAGGTTCTGCAACAGGAGCTTATAACCCTCTTGACAC ATCCATTATTCCTTCCTTCGTTCTTATGGACATACAGAGTTCAACAGTGGTTACGTACGTGTACCAACTTGTTGGAGATGAAGTTAAGGTAGAGAGAATTGAATACAAGAAGAGCTAG